Within Deinococcus metalli, the genomic segment CGCGCTTGGTGCGCCTGACCGTTGAGCGGATCGCCCGCATGACGGGCCGGAGCGACAGTCGGAGGCTCGCCCGTGAGTTGCTGCACGCCCTGGCAGATGTCCCTGCCAGCCGCGATGTTCGCCGGGACTTCACGCTCTGGAAGCTGGAGCGTGGGTACACTCACTTCGCCCCCGCCCTCGACATCTGTCGCCTGATCCTGGGCGAGTTGAATCCGCTGACGGCAGGCACGGCCGCTCGTGTGACCGCCGTGCTGTTCGACATGAACCGCGTGTACGAGTCTTACGTGGCGCAGCTTCTCCGCACCCAGCATCCTGAGTGGCAGGTGCAGACACAGGTCAAAGGGCAACATCTCGGCAGGGTTCTGCCCCAGCCCTCGGGCAAAGCGCGTCCTGTGTTCGCCCTGCGCCCTGATCTGATGATTCACCCCCCCGGCCAGCCCGTGGTCATTGCCGACACCAAATGGAAACGGCTCAAGGCAGACCGCGCTTTTCCTCACGGCGTGGGCAATGCCGACGCGTATCAGATGCTGGCCTACAGCGAAGTCTTCCAGTCAGAGCCAGGACAACGAGTCCTGTGCCTGATCTATCCCTACCTTGCCGGACTGCCCAACCACCTCCCAGATATTCAACTGCCGGGTGGACAGACATTGAAGCTGCTTACAGTAGATCTACATCAGGAGACGCCGACGATAGGTCTGCACGGTTGGCTCGATCAACGAGGGTTAGAGGTAAATTCCTAGTGATAGCGCCAGCTTGCAAGAGATCTACGGCTTGGCGGGAATGTTCCGCAGAGTTGAGCAGCCCCGCCACGTTATCCATGCACCCGCCTATGCCCTAATCGTGCTTACTGACATCAATTGCATGCTGGGCAGCTTCTGGCTGATCACATCTCCCAATCGAGTTGGCGGCCGCGCTGCTGGCCCTCCTCACCCTCCCATATAGGCGGGGATACTCGCTGGCCGTGAAGCCCACGTGGCCCGAGGTCTGACCGACCA encodes:
- a CDS encoding McrC family protein; protein product: MTYVIAREYDLLVRGVAPQEAGVHGLPPESFDALRAFLQTPVEGHKGQEEVIARPTLRGTQPALRLQQWVGVIRTPDGTTVELLPKTHDRAGDADGETVGRSRALLFKMLAAAGDNYRAALPADLDPAQMRLFEVVLRYALEVLRAAIRRGVPHRYREIQEERAGLRGRLDLSRQLRQPPHRAHLLHVTYDEFLPDRPETRLVRLTVERIARMTGRSDSRRLARELLHALADVPASRDVRRDFTLWKLERGYTHFAPALDICRLILGELNPLTAGTAARVTAVLFDMNRVYESYVAQLLRTQHPEWQVQTQVKGQHLGRVLPQPSGKARPVFALRPDLMIHPPGQPVVIADTKWKRLKADRAFPHGVGNADAYQMLAYSEVFQSEPGQRVLCLIYPYLAGLPNHLPDIQLPGGQTLKLLTVDLHQETPTIGLHGWLDQRGLEVNS